A stretch of DNA from Rhizobium sp. EC-SD404:
AACTGGGCATCGTCGGTGCGGCCATCGGCATGGCGGCCTACGGCCTCAGGCCCTGCATCGAGATCCAGTTTGCCGACTATGTGTATCCGGCCTTCGACCAGATCGCGTCGGAAGCCGCGCGCATTCGCTATCGCTCCAACGGCCAATTCACCTGCCCGATCGTGATCCGCATGCCAACCGGGGGGGGCATTTTCGGCGGGCAGACGCACAGCCAGAGCCCGGAAGCGCTGTTCACCCATGTCTCGGGTCTGAAGGTCGTCGTTCCGTCCAATCCGGTCGACGCGAAGGGTCTGCTGATCGCGGCGATCGAAGATCCGGATCCGGTGATCTTCCTAGAGCCGAAGCGGCTCTATAACGGGCCGTTCGACGGGCATCACGACAAGCCGGTTACGCCCTGGTCGAAGCATACGTTGGGCGAGGTGCCGGAAGGGCACTTCACTGTGCCGCTCGGCAAGGCTGAGGTGCGTCGGGCGGGGGCGGAACTGACCGTGCTCGCCTATGGCACGATGACCTATGTGTCGGAGGCCGCCGCTGCCGATACGGGCATCGACGCCGAAATCATCGATCTCAAGACGCTGCTGCCGCTCGATCTCGAGACGATCGTTGCGTCGGTCACGAAGACCGGGCGG
This window harbors:
- a CDS encoding alpha-ketoacid dehydrogenase subunit beta; the encoded protein is MARMTMIEAIRSAMDVSMERNDDVVVFGEDVGYFGGVFRCTAGLQQKYGKTRCFDAPISELGIVGAAIGMAAYGLRPCIEIQFADYVYPAFDQIASEAARIRYRSNGQFTCPIVIRMPTGGGIFGGQTHSQSPEALFTHVSGLKVVVPSNPVDAKGLLIAAIEDPDPVIFLEPKRLYNGPFDGHHDKPVTPWSKHTLGEVPEGHFTVPLGKAEVRRAGAELTVLAYGTMTYVSEAAAADTGIDAEIIDLKTLLPLDLETIVASVTKTGRCVIVHEATLTSGFGAELAALVQKHCFYHLEAPITRVTGWDTPYPHAQEWDYFPGPARVGRAMIETMEG